tgtatttgattatttataatgttataaatgtatttgattatttatgatgttataattgtgtattaatatttataatgttataaatgtatttgattatttataatgttataaatgtatttattatttataatgttataaatgtatttggttatttataatgttataaatgtttttgattatttatgatgttataaatgtatttgattatttataatgttataaatgtatttgattatttataatgttataattgtgtatttttattcataatgttataaatgtatttgattatttataatgttataaatgtatttattatttataatgttataaatgtatttggttatttataatgttataaatgtttttgattatttatgatgttataaatgtatttgattatttataatgttataaatgtatttgattatttataatgttataattgtgtatttttattcataatgttataaatgtatttgattatttataatgttataaatgtatttgattatttataatgttataaatgtatttgattatttataatgttataaatgtatttgattatttataatgttataaatgtatttgattatttataatgttataaatgtatttgattatttataatgttataaatgtatttgattatttatgttatgaatgtatttgatcatttataatgttataaatgtatttattatttataatgttataaatgtatttattatttatgttataaatgtagttgattatttataatgttataaatgtatttgattatttataatgttataaatgtatttattatttataatgttataaatgtatttgattattttctgcttcagaactgaacaagggtttctgctgctcctcgtgtccacgttcctctacaacccaaaatcagctccacaatcacatcaagagctgcaaccatgataaatatgagactctggtgaagattaagactgaacatgaggatctgatgctcaccagaagctccagtaatcagcaaacgtcctctggtactgtcagcattaacacctctctcagtcccacacaggaagaaggaaacgtctgctcacagtgtgggaagagcttcaggtaccagagtaatctcaaaatccaccagcgcattcacactggagagaaactgtatcagtgctcacagtgtggaaagagcttcaTTACACAGAGTGcctttaaaaaacaccagcgcattcacactggagagaaactgtatcagtgctcacagtgtggaaagagattTAATCAACATAGTGCTCTTAAAAtccaccagcgtattcacactggagagaaaccgtatcagtgctcacagtgtggaaagagttttaatcaacatagTGCTCTTAAAAtccaccagcgtattcacactggagagaaaccatatcagtgctcacagtgtggaaagagttttattacacaaagtcatctcaaaacccaccagcgcattcacactagaaagaaaccatatcagtgttcacagtgtgggaagagttttaatggacagagtgctcttaaaatacaccagctcattcacactggggagaaaccatatcagtgctcacagtgtgagaagagttttaatacacagactaatttaaaaatacaccagcgcattcacactggagagaaactgtatcaatgttcacagtgtgaaaagagttttattacacagagtcatctcaaaatacaccagcacattcacactggagagaaaccttatcagtgctcacagtgtgagaagagttttaatacacagagtcatctaaaaatacaccagcgcattcacactggggagaaaccgtatcagtgctcacagtgtgagaagagttttaatacacagagtcatctcaaaatacaccagcacattcacactggagagaaaccgtatcagtgctcacagtgtgagaagaattTTAATTgtcagagtcatctcaaaaaacaccagcgcattcacactggagagaaaccgtatcagtgctcacagtgtggaaagagtttttctGGACAGATagatctgaaaaaacaccagcgcattcacactggagagaaaccgtatcagtgctcacagtgtggaaagagttttaatatacagggtaatcttaaagtacaccagcgcatttacaatggagagaaaccatatcattgcttacagtgtggaaagagttttaaacGACAAAGTAATCttaaaacccaccagcgcattcacactggagagaaactgtatcaatGCTCACAGTATTGAAAACGATGTTTTGTATAAAAGTGTCGactaaatgctacaaatgtgtgtaaatgagtCTATGAAAGTGAGTGAGCTGAGTGAGTGGGACGGTTAGTGAGTGACGTCTTCAGATGAATTGGTGCTTCATCCAGCTAAACGTGGTGGTAAGAAACTGAACTGAAGTAACTGTTTGTTTTCTCtttaaacatacatttaaattttagttCATCCCTAATCTTAAACTATTTTTTCTTGTTAATAATGTACTTAGAATATTTTGTGGTCACACAGATTTTTGTTTGTATGAAATATTTATTAGTAATGATGTGtttataatgaatgaatatgattGTGAtggtaataaatcaatgatatttctgtttttaacaAATTCTTGTTTGATTTAATAACTAGATTGTTTAACAAAATCTTGGAATGTGAGAGGATGAACGATGCTTTTGTATGTGCTAAAGTGAGAGGAGAAGAGTCTACATGACAGTAGTGAGGTCTGCTATGTTGTAAGGCTTGGAGGATGGAGAAGATCAGGCGGGAGTTTATTATAATGATAGTGCAGGTGGGATG
The sequence above is drawn from the Trichomycterus rosablanca isolate fTriRos1 chromosome 14, fTriRos1.hap1, whole genome shotgun sequence genome and encodes:
- the LOC134326016 gene encoding zinc finger protein 271-like, with product LKIHQRIHTGEKLYQCSQCGKSFITQSAFKKHQRIHTGEKLYQCSQCGKRFNQHSALKIHQRIHTGEKPYQCSQCGKSFNQHSALKIHQRIHTGEKPYQCSQCGKSFITQSHLKTHQRIHTRKKPYQCSQCGKSFNGQSALKIHQLIHTGEKPYQCSQCEKSFNTQTNLKIHQRIHTGEKLYQCSHFNTQSHLKIHQRIHTGEKPYQCSQCEKSFNTQSHLKIHQHIHTGEKPYQCSQCEKNFNCQSHLKKHQRIHTGEKPYQCSQCGKSFSGQIDLKKHQRIHTGEKPYQCSQCGKSFNIQGNLKVHQRIYNGEKPYHCLQCGKSFKRQSNLKTHQRIHTGEKLGEKPYQCSQCGKSFSQQSNLKKHQRIHTGEKPYQCAQCGKSFNQQSYLKIHQRIHTGEKSYQCAQCEKSFNTKRELKIHQRIHSGE